The following nucleotide sequence is from Elusimicrobiales bacterium.
CACCGCCGGCGACCTGCTGCTGGCCGATTCATGGCGCGACCCTCTTAACCTTGAAGTGCGGATAAACGATCACGGCTACATAGGCGAGTTGCAAGCGGGAGATATTTTCGCGAAATACGACAAGCCTGTGCGCCTGCGCGCCAGTGTTTACATCACCGCGGACAAGATGCTGGGAGTTCCCACCCTTGTCGCCCACGGCGAGTCTGACAAGGGACAGTATCTGTTTTCCAGCCCGGCCAGATAGAGAGCTCAGATTTTTTTTTCCGCAAAAGAACGCCCCGCAGCCTGCCGGCTGCGGGGCGTTTCGTTTGGGGGAGGGAGAGACTACCAAGGCTCTGCTTCGCCGGTAATCTCATCCAAACGCTTTGAGACAAGGTCCGATTTTTGTGATTTGCGCTTTTCAATGCGGGACTTGAGCTTGGCAAGCTCCCCGCTGAGGTTGTCAACGCGCGCCTGGTCCAGCGCCAATTTTGCGTCAAACTGCTGGGCGAGCTTGGCCTCCATTTTCTTTTTAATCGCGGTTTTGTCCGCCGAGGAAGCCTCCCTGTAGGACTGGGACAACTCCAGAATGTCCGCATCCAGACTCACCACGGCGATGGCTTTGACGCGGGCCTCTTTGTCGCTTGCCGCGAAAAAGAACATTTTGGGGCCGATATTGCGCAGCAGCGCGTGGAAAAGATTGGGAGCGTCCTTGCGCATTTTCTCCAGCCTGTCGGCGAAGGCGGCATCCGTCTGCCGCACCTGTTCCGCTATCTTGTCCATGCCGGGGAATCCGCCACCGAAGCCGCCGCCCATCATGCCGCGCTTGCCATCTTCCATCGGGCATTGCTTGCACCCCATCATGCCGCCGTGGGGCGCCTTGCCGCGCATACCGCCGCGCATTTCGCCGCCGTGCATTCTGCCGCCGCGCATTCCTTTAATATCGCCGCGCTTCATGTCTCCGGGACCGGGCCTGGGCGAGTCCTCGTCATCATCTATATCGTAGACGCCGCCGGGCGGGCCTGCCGCATCCATATCCGGGCCGGAGGCATCCGGCGCGGCCTGACCGCCGCCGGCAACCGGCGGCTGAGGCGCAGCGTCATACGCGAGAAGCGGCGCATATGCCAGCGCAATCACTGCCAGAACTGCCAATGCTGTTTTCATCACATTCCTCCTGTCATACGATTTTATCAACCGTGAGGGCATCACTCATTACCGCCGGAACCGGCGTTTCCGCTCACCGTTCCCTGCTGAAATTCCTGTCCGCTTTTTAGCATATTGCCGCCGCGCCGGTGCCCCATGCCGCGGCGCATGCCCCGGCCCTCCGGCTTTTTACCGACAGCCCCGTCGTCCACGCCGCCGGACGCATAAGAACCCGGATCATCATCTCCGCCGGAGGGCGGAGGCGGCCTGCGCATATGACCCTTGCCAAAGCCGTTACCGGACGCTTCGCCCCCGCCGCCCATAGACCCGCCCCGTTCGTCGCCGCCCGGAGGAGGCGGCCTGCGCATATTCCCCTTGCGGGTTCCGCTGCTGACGGCGACATCTCCACCGCCGCGACGCTGCATTCCGTCCTTATGCGCGGCGGTGCTGGCGCGCACGCTGTTATCCTCATTCTCGTTGCCCGCTTCGGAATCCACGGGCAGATTCTCTATGTCCGGGTCAAATTCCGTATCACCCGGAGTCTGGCTGGAATATACAGTATCTGCCGATTTTGCCTGCGGGCATACCGCCAAAAACGCTGCGGCAAAACCCAAAATAGCAACCGCCGCACACCGCCCAAACAGCGATTTCACACCCGTGCCATCACATTTTCCCGCTGCCGCCTTTTCCAATTGAAAGGACTTCATCTCACCCTCCGATATACTGGTCCGTCCTGCTGCCGAAATCCTCCAGCATGCTGGTCCTGTAGTCATATATGTCCGATTCATAGCCGGTCTTCATGCCTGCCGCCTCCGCCGAGACCGAGACGGCCACCGCATTGAAATCGTCGTCCCATTTATCGGCCACTATGGCGGAGGAGGCCTTTCTTGCCGCGCTGAAAGCCAACAGGGCAATCAGCACCGCCGCGGCCGCCATGGCCGGGCGCAGCAGCGAGAACATGTATTGCACCGCAGTCTGTCCTCCCAGCACGGCGCCGCGTATATTCCCGTAAACCTCCGCCGGGGGCCGGGTCTTATGGCAGGCCGCGCCCAGAGCGGCCAGAATATCAAGACGGTCGCGGCAATAAGCGCACCCTGTCAAATGGCCCCTGTAGGCGGCAGATTGCGCGGCGTCCATTTCGCCGTAATGGAAGAGAATGGCATTTTCGTCGCAACCGATCATAGCGGCAGCCTCTCACCTTTTTCCAGCGCGGCCCGCATTTTGCGTACCGCCCTGCTCATCCGCGCAAGCACCGTGCCCAGCGGCGCGCCGGTGGCCTGCGCTATTTCCTTGAAAGACATTCCCGAATATTCCCGCATCAAAACCACTTCTTTCTGCTCCGGCGGCAGCGCGTCCAGCGCCTTTGCCACGGCCTCCCCGTCCGAGAGGCGGTCCAGCAAAATTTCCGGCTCCTCGCCGCGGGCGGACGGCTCGCGCTGCGGCGCCTCTTCATCTTCCCCGTCCGGCAGGAAACTCCCAAGCCGCGACGCCCGCCGGAAATGGTCCATCGCCAGATTGGACGCCGTCCGGTACAGCCAGCCCTTGAACTTGCCCTCCTCGGAATACTTGTCTATATTGCGGAAAACCCTTATAAAGGTCTCCTGGAATATATCCGAGGCGGCGGCCTCGTCTTTGACCATCGCCAACACAAATGAATACAGCCCGGCCTCATGCCTGCGATAGAGGGCTTCGAAAGCCTCCGCGTCGCCATCGCGGAAAGCCGCCACAAGAACCGCGTCTGTCACACTATTCATAACGGAACGCTCCCGTTTTTTATTGCAATCATGGTATCATATAGGAATGGAACTGCGCGTTGAAAAAGACTCGCTCGGCGGGATAAATGTGCCGGAACACGCCTATTGGGGCGCGCATACCCAGCGCGCGCTGGACAATTTCCGGTTAAGCGGCCAGAAGGTCAGCCCCGCGCTGATTAAAGCGCTGGCCATGGTCAAGAAAGCGGCGGCGCAGGCCAACAAGGAGCTGGAATTTTTGGACGCGGAAAAGGCCGGCGCAATAATCACGGCCTGCGGCGAAATCATAGACGGCAAATTCGCCAATCAGTTTCCGCTGGACGCTTTGCAGGGCGGGGCGGGAACCTCCGCGAACATGAACGTCAACGAGGTAATCGCCAACCGGGGTATAGAGCTGCTGGGGGGGAAAAGGGGCGATTACGCGGTAATTCATCCGCTTGAGCATGTCAATCTGCACCAGAGCACCAACGATGTTTACCCCACCGCGCTGAAAATAGCCTGCGTTTACAAGGTGCGCGCGCTGAGCGAGGCGGCAGCCAGATTGCAGGGCGCGTTCCAGTCGGGCGAGGCTAAATTCGCCCGCGTGGTCAAGACGGGCCGCACCGAAATGCAGCCCGCCGTGCCGATGACGCTGGGCGCGGAATTTTCCGCCTGGGCCGAGGCCCTCTCGCGCGACCGCTGGCGCGCCTTCAAATGCGAGGAACGGCTGCGCGTGGTCAATCTGGGCGGAACGGCCATAGGAACGGGGCTTGGCGCGCCCAGAGATTATATTTTTCTGGTGCTTGAAAAATTGCGCCAGACCGCGGGACTTGGCCTCAGCCGGGGCGAAAATCTGCCGGGCGAAACAGCCAATTCCGACGTGTTCGTGGAAGTTTCCGGCATACTCAAAGCCCATGCGACCACTCTGGCCAAAATCTGCGGCGATTTGCGGCTGCTGAATCTGCTTGGCGAAATAAAGCTGCCTCCGGTGCAGGTCGGCTCCAGCATAATGCCGGGGAAATACAATCCCGTCATATGCGAGGCCGCCACGCAGTGCGCGCTCAAGGCCATGGCAAACGATGCTCTGGTGGCGGAATGCGCCTCCCGCGCCAGCCTGCAAATCAACGAATTCCTGCCGCTGCTGGCGCACTCAATTTTGGAATCGCTGGATATTCTGTCCGCCGCCGATACCGCGCTGGAACCGCATGTGAAAGCCATCTCCGCGGACGAAAAAACCTGCCTCGCCAACTGCTCTTCGCCGACCGCGCTGATAACTCCGTTTCTTCCGCATGTCGGCTACCGGAAAGCGCTTGAGCTTTTGCAGGGTTTTGAGGCCGAAGGCGGCGGCGATTTCCGCGGCTATCTGGCTAAAAAGCTCGGCGCAGAGCTTGTGGAGCGCGTCCTCTCCCCGGAATCGCTTACCGCGCTGGGGCACAAGAATGCAAAAAACACCTAGGTCTTTGCGGCTGCATATCGGGATTTTCGGGCGGACCAATGTCGGCAAATCAAGTTTCCTGAACCTGATTTGCGGGCAGGAAGCCGCCATCACCTCGCCCGTCCCCGGCACCACCACCGACGTTGTGGAAAAAGCCATGGAACTGCTGCCGGTGGGGCCTGTCGTTTTTCTGGACACGGCGGGATTTGACGATTCCTCGGAGCTGGGCAGGCTGCGCGTGCAGAAGACAAAACGCGCGCTGGAACGCGCCGACGTCGCCGTGCTGGTGTCCGAAACCGGCAAATGGGGGGAATACGAACTGCTTATTTCCCGCGAGGCAAAAGCGCGCGGCATACCGCTGATTACGGTATTAAACAAAGCCGACCTCGCGCCGGTTTCCGAAGATTTCATCGCACAGGTAAAAGCCGAAACGGCGCATTATTTTTCCTGCATCAGCGCCGGCGCGGCAGACCGCGAGGCATACCGCAACCAGTTCAAGCGGCTGCTGCTGGCCGCCTGCCCGGACGAATTCCTTAACCCGCCGCCGCTTATCGGCGATTTGCTGCGGCCCGGCGGGGTGGCCGCGCTTGTGGTGCCGATAGATTTGCAGGCGCCCAAAGGCCGGCTTATTCTGCCGCAGGTTCAGGCCATACGGGACGCGCTGGACAGCGACGCGCTTTGCCTGGTGGTCAAGGAGCGCGAATACGCGCATGCGCTTTCGCTTCTGAAAGAACCGCCCTGCATAACCGTCTGCGATTCCCAGGCCGTGCAGAAAGTTATGGCCGACACGCCGGAGAATATCCCCTGCACCACGTTTTCAATACTCTTTGCAAGGCTTAAAGGCGACCTGCCCGCCTTTGCGGCGGCTGCGGCGGCGATAGACAGCCTCAAATCCGGCGACAGGGTGCTTATAGCAGAATCCTGCGCGCACCACCCGCTGGAGGACGATATAGGCCGCGTCAAAATACCGCGCTGGCTGCGCCAGCACACGGGCGCGGCACTGGATATTCAAACCACCTGCGGGCTGGATTTCCCGGACGATATTTCAAGCTACAAGCTGGTAATACACTGCGGCGGCTGCATGACAAACCGGCGCGACATGCTCTATAAGATGGAGCGTGCGCGCCAGGCCGCCGTGCCGATGACAAACTACGGGGTGGCTATCTCGTTTTTGCAGGGAGTGTTAAAGCGCGCGCTGGCGCCGTTTCCGGCGGCGCTGGCGGCTTACGAGAGGGAAAAAGCGCCCTGATTTTTTTGGGGGTCGCTTTCACCCGCAATCCCGCCGTATGGCGGGACTGCGGGAAGCGGAAACGGCGGTTCGCTATTTGGCGTCCGGCTGCTGCGAGCAGCCCGCCCTTGCCGATATAACCGAAGTTACCAGCATAAACAACGCGAAAACGCCCATCATCAGGCCGGAGACGACGTTCAGGTTCATCTCCGCGTCCGGCTTGAGCGGCAGCACCATCCCGGAAATCACCAGGATGACGCTGAATATCAGAAACAGCAGCCCTATCGGAAAACGCAAATCGTCAAGCAGTCTGTCCAGCATATTGCCCCCTTAGTGGAAAAGATAGTTCAGCGCCAGCGTCAGCGCCAGCACGCAGGCCGCAAGCGGCATGGGCCGCATGTACCAGCGCGTCTCGGTTTCCGCGGGACGCTCGGTCAGGCTGTAGACCAGGCCGCGCATCTCCTCGTCCGGTTTAGGCTTGGTAAGCAGGCTTACCACCATTGTAACCACAAAGCAGACCACCCATGCCGTTATGGCGATTGCGAAAGCCTGGCCCATGGTGGAATGGAACTGGTGCACCGAAGACAGATTGCAGGGTATCAGCCAGCCGCCCTTGCCTTCCGCCGTGGTCAGGCCGTGGACGGCGGCAGCCGCCGCGGTGCCGGAAAGCAGGCCGGTGAATGCGCCGTGGCCGGTGGTGCGCTTCCAGAACATGCCCAGCAGGAAGGTGGCAAACAGCGGCGCGTTCACGAAACCGAATACCAGCTGCAGCAGGTCCATGATATTGTTGAAGCTGCGCGCCAGATAAGCCGTGGCGATTGAAATCGCTATGCCCACCACCGTCGCTATGCGGCCCATGCGCAGATAATGCTCGTCCGTGGCGTCCTTGCGGATATGGGCCTGATAGATGTCGTAAGTCCACACGGTGTTGAAGGCGGTTACATTGCCCGCCATGCCGGACATGAAAGAAGCCATCAGCGCGGTAAGCCCCACGCCCAGCAGCCCCGCCGGATAGAAATGCGCCAGCATGGTGGGCAGCGTCATGTCAAAATCCGTGGTGTGGCCGTCCG
It contains:
- the hydF gene encoding [FeFe] hydrogenase H-cluster maturation GTPase HydF yields the protein MQKTPRSLRLHIGIFGRTNVGKSSFLNLICGQEAAITSPVPGTTTDVVEKAMELLPVGPVVFLDTAGFDDSSELGRLRVQKTKRALERADVAVLVSETGKWGEYELLISREAKARGIPLITVLNKADLAPVSEDFIAQVKAETAHYFSCISAGAADREAYRNQFKRLLLAACPDEFLNPPPLIGDLLRPGGVAALVVPIDLQAPKGRLILPQVQAIRDALDSDALCLVVKEREYAHALSLLKEPPCITVCDSQAVQKVMADTPENIPCTTFSILFARLKGDLPAFAAAAAAIDSLKSGDRVLIAESCAHHPLEDDIGRVKIPRWLRQHTGAALDIQTTCGLDFPDDISSYKLVIHCGGCMTNRRDMLYKMERARQAAVPMTNYGVAISFLQGVLKRALAPFPAALAAYEREKAP
- a CDS encoding sigma-70 family RNA polymerase sigma factor, yielding MNSVTDAVLVAAFRDGDAEAFEALYRRHEAGLYSFVLAMVKDEAAASDIFQETFIRVFRNIDKYSEEGKFKGWLYRTASNLAMDHFRRASRLGSFLPDGEDEEAPQREPSARGEEPEILLDRLSDGEAVAKALDALPPEQKEVVLMREYSGMSFKEIAQATGAPLGTVLARMSRAVRKMRAALEKGERLPL
- a CDS encoding aspartate ammonia-lyase, coding for MELRVEKDSLGGINVPEHAYWGAHTQRALDNFRLSGQKVSPALIKALAMVKKAAAQANKELEFLDAEKAGAIITACGEIIDGKFANQFPLDALQGGAGTSANMNVNEVIANRGIELLGGKRGDYAVIHPLEHVNLHQSTNDVYPTALKIACVYKVRALSEAAARLQGAFQSGEAKFARVVKTGRTEMQPAVPMTLGAEFSAWAEALSRDRWRAFKCEERLRVVNLGGTAIGTGLGAPRDYIFLVLEKLRQTAGLGLSRGENLPGETANSDVFVEVSGILKAHATTLAKICGDLRLLNLLGEIKLPPVQVGSSIMPGKYNPVICEAATQCALKAMANDALVAECASRASLQINEFLPLLAHSILESLDILSAADTALEPHVKAISADEKTCLANCSSPTALITPFLPHVGYRKALELLQGFEAEGGGDFRGYLAKKLGAELVERVLSPESLTALGHKNAKNT